A genome region from Excalfactoria chinensis isolate bCotChi1 chromosome 26, bCotChi1.hap2, whole genome shotgun sequence includes the following:
- the R3HDM4 gene encoding R3H domain-containing protein 4 isoform X2 encodes MVVLPGGAAGRGSTEPFPRIEDCLPPLESSPSKRFSPSKRKQYYINKAIRNSDLIPKAKGRKSLQRLENTRYLMTLLERDECGSNEAEPSHSATPSIFTEACNNETYVEIWNDFMNRSGEEQERVLLYLEEEARKKHKRKLPLKSKEKWKEHPAYTPKECFQRISRRLRSTLKRGRIPMGMLECLEEELLTFFSVTPHSVYTALMDNRFGYRRETPNESEQQAPRLPAPRAAAFGLPGAVQLTARGCPAPHSAR; translated from the exons ATGGTGGTGCTGCCGGGCGGTGCGGCGGGGCGAGGCTCCACCGAGCCCTTCCC GAGGATTGAGGACTGCCTGCCGCCGCTGGAAAGCTCCCCGTCCAAACGCTTCTCTCCCTCCAAGAGGAAGCAGTACTACATCAACAAGGCCATCCGCAACTCCGACCTCATCCCTAAAGCCAAGGGCCGCAAGAGCCTGCAGAGGCTGGAGAACA CTCGCTACTTGATGACGCTCCTGGAGCGAGATGAATGTGGCAGCAATGAGGCAGAGCCTTCGCACTCTGCCACCCCGAGCATCTTCACTGAGGCTTGCAACAACGAGACCTACGTGGAG ATCTGGAATGACTTCATGAACCGGTCAGGAGAAGAGCAAGAGCGTGTCCTGCTTTACCTGGAGGAGGAGGCCAGGAAGAAGCACAAGAGGAAGCTGCCCTTGAAGAGCAAAGAGAAGTGGAAAG AGCACCCTGCCTACACCCCCAAGGAGTGCTTCCAGCGCATCAGCCGCCGCCTGCGCTCCACCTTGAAGAGGGGCAGGATCCCCATG GGGATGCTGGAGTGCCTGGAGGAGGAGCTGCTAACCTTCTTTTCTGTCACTCCACACTCCGTGTACACGGCATTGATGGACAACAG GTTCGGATATCGAAGGGAAACGCCAAATGAAAGTGAGCAACAAGCACCACGTCTTCCTgcccccagagctgctgctttcgGACTACCTGGAGCAGTTCAGCTGACAGCAAGGGGCTGCCCTGCCCCACACTCAGCGCGCTGA
- the R3HDM4 gene encoding R3H domain-containing protein 4 isoform X1, protein MVVLPGGAAGRGSTEPFPRIEDCLPPLESSPSKRFSPSKRKQYYINKAIRNSDLIPKAKGRKSLQRLENTRYLMTLLERDECGSNEAEPSHSATPSIFTEACNNETYVEIWNDFMNRSGEEQERVLLYLEEEARKKHKRKLPLKSKEKWKEHPAYTPKECFQRISRRLRSTLKRGRIPMGMLECLEEELLTFFSVTPHSVYTALMDNSFERLLLHALCQYMDLVSASSDIEGKRQMKVSNKHHVFLPPELLLSDYLEQFS, encoded by the exons ATGGTGGTGCTGCCGGGCGGTGCGGCGGGGCGAGGCTCCACCGAGCCCTTCCC GAGGATTGAGGACTGCCTGCCGCCGCTGGAAAGCTCCCCGTCCAAACGCTTCTCTCCCTCCAAGAGGAAGCAGTACTACATCAACAAGGCCATCCGCAACTCCGACCTCATCCCTAAAGCCAAGGGCCGCAAGAGCCTGCAGAGGCTGGAGAACA CTCGCTACTTGATGACGCTCCTGGAGCGAGATGAATGTGGCAGCAATGAGGCAGAGCCTTCGCACTCTGCCACCCCGAGCATCTTCACTGAGGCTTGCAACAACGAGACCTACGTGGAG ATCTGGAATGACTTCATGAACCGGTCAGGAGAAGAGCAAGAGCGTGTCCTGCTTTACCTGGAGGAGGAGGCCAGGAAGAAGCACAAGAGGAAGCTGCCCTTGAAGAGCAAAGAGAAGTGGAAAG AGCACCCTGCCTACACCCCCAAGGAGTGCTTCCAGCGCATCAGCCGCCGCCTGCGCTCCACCTTGAAGAGGGGCAGGATCCCCATG GGGATGCTGGAGTGCCTGGAGGAGGAGCTGCTAACCTTCTTTTCTGTCACTCCACACTCCGTGTACACGGCATTGATGGACAACAG CTTTGAGCGACTCCTGCTCCACGCACTCTGCCAGTACATGGACCTCGTCTCTGCCA GTTCGGATATCGAAGGGAAACGCCAAATGAAAGTGAGCAACAAGCACCACGTCTTCCTgcccccagagctgctgctttcgGACTACCTGGAGCAGTTCAGCTGA